The following DNA comes from Allobranchiibius huperziae.
GTTCCCGACGTCATCGTCGACGAGCGGACCCTGACCGCCGCGGCGGACGCCATCGCCGCAGGTCACGGACCCGTCGCCCTGGACGCCGAACGCGCCTCGGGATTCCGCTACGGCAACCGTGCCTACCTGGTGCAGTTGCGCCGGGAGGGCGCCGGGCTCTTCCTCATCGACCCGATCGCGTGCCCCGACCTGTCGCCCATCAACGACGCCATCGGGGACGCCGAGTGGGTGCTGCACGCGGCCACCCAGGACCTGGCCTGCCTGGCCGAGGTCGGCCTGCGCCCCCAGGCCCTCTTCGACACCGAGCTGGGCGGTCGCATCGCCGGCCTCAAACGCGTCGGGCTCGCAGCCGTCATCGAGCACTACCTGGGAGTGACTCTCGCCAAGGAGCATTCGGCAGCCGACTGGTCCACCCGCCCGCTGCCCGAGCCCTGGCTGCGCTACGCCGCGCTCGACGTCGAGGTGCTGACCCAGGTGCGTGACCTGATGTACGCCGACCTCGAAGCCAGCGGCAAGCTCGACTGGGCTCTGCAGGACTTCCAGGCGCTGCTGTCCTTCACCGGGCCGCCGGTGCGCACCGACCCGTGGCGCCGCACCTCCGGCATGCACAAGATCCGCGAACGCCGCGCCCTCGCTCGCGTGCGCGAGTTGTGGCAGACGCGCGATGCCCTCGCTCGCGACAAGGACATCGCACCGGGCCGGCTGCTGCCGGACGCCCTCATCGTCGCGATGGCCACCACCCCGCCGACCTCGGCCGAGGATCTGAGCGCCCTGGGCGCCGCGCCGCCCGCCCCCGGCGCTCCTCCACGCAGGTCCCGCAAGCCGCATCACGGATTGCTGCGCTACCAGCGCGAGTGGCTGGCGGCGCTGGAGCGCGTGCGCGTCATGCCCGAGCGCGCGCTGCCTCCCGCCTCGGTGCGCGGCGACGGTCCGCCGCCCGTGCGGGCGTGGGCCGACCGCAACCCCGTGGCCGCCGCCCGCCTGTCCCAGGTGCGCGACCGGCTCGGCACCTTCGGCGAGGAACACAGCGTCCCTCTGGAGAACCTCGTCACACCCGAGAGCCTGCGCCGCCTGATCTGGAACGCCCCGAAAGTGTGGGACGAGAGCATGATTCGCGAGCAGCTCGCGTCGTACGGCGCCCGCCCCTGGCAGGTCGACGCCGTGACGCCGCTGGTCGTGCAGGCCGTCGAGGATCACCCGGCTACTGACGAGTAACAATCCGGTCTAGAGTGGCGGAGTTCGACCAACCCACCACTGCAATCCTCTGGAGGCGCCGTGCCCCGCACGCTGTCAGAGGTCGTTTTCGTCGACGGCGTGCGTACGCCGTTCGGCAAGGCCGGCGAGAAGGGCATCTACGCCCAGACCCGCGCCGACGACCTGGTCATCAAATGCATCCGTGAGCTGCTGCGCCGTCAGCCGCAGCTGCCGCCGGAGAAGGTCGAGGAGGTCGCCATCGCGGCGACCACCCAGATCGGCGACCAGGGTCTGACCCTGGGCCGCATCGCCTCGCTGCTCGCCGGTCTGCCGAAGACCACGCCCGGCTACTCCGTGGACCGGATGTGCGCCGGCGCGATGACCGCCGTCACCAACGTCGCCTCGAGCATCGCGTTCGGCGCGTACGACATCGCCGTCGCCGGTGGCGTGGAGCACATGGGACGCCACCCGATGGGTGAGGGCGTCGACCCCAACCCTCGCATCGTCGCCGAGAAGCTCGTCGACCCCAGCGCGCTGGTGATGGGCTCGACCGCGGAGAACCTGCACGACCGCTACCCCGAGGTCACCAAGGAGCGCTGCGACGCGTTCGCCGTCGGAAGCCAGACCAAGCTCGCCGCGGCGTACGACGACGGCAAGATCCAGCCCGACCTGGTCGACGTCGCCACCCGGCACGCAGAGCTGGGCTGGGGTCTCGCGACCGCCGACGAGCCGCCGCGCCCCGGCACCACGTTGGAGAGCCTCGCGAGCCTGAAGACGCCGTTCCGCCCGCACGGTCACGTCACCGCCGGCAACGCTGCGGGCCTGAACGACGGCGCCACCGCGTGTCTGCTCGCCTCCGAGCAGGCGGCCGCGGACCTCGGTCTGCCGGCTGCGATGCGGATGGTCAACTACTCCTTCGTCGGCGTGGAGCCGGAGGTGATGGGCATCGGTCCCGTCCCGGCTACCGAGAAGGCCCTGAAGAACGCCGGTCTCTCCATCGAGGACATCGGCCTCTTCGAGCTGAACGAGGCCTTCGCCGTGCAGGTGCTGACCTTCCTGGACCACTTCGGCATCGCGGACGACGACCCGCGGGTCAACCCGTGGGGCGGCGCCATCGCCGTCGGCCACCCGCTGGCCTCCTCCGGCGTGCGCCTGATGACCCAGCTCGCGCGTCAGTTCGCCGAGCACCCCGAGGTGCGCTACGGCCTCACCGCCATGTGCATCGGCATCGGCATGGGTGGCGCGGTGATCTGGGAGAACCCGCACCACGCCGACTACGTCCCGAGCATCCAGACCACCACGGACGGAGCCGCCTGATGACGACGACCACTCAGGACCAGACGCAGCAGCAGCTCATCCAGCCCGACGAGGTCGTCACCCACGCGCACGTGCGGGACCTCCAACTGCCGGGCGGTGCAGGCACGTTCGCGCTGATCACCCTCGACAACGGCTTCGATCACACCAAGCCCAGCAGCTTCGGCACGCAGGGCCTGCGCGAGCTGAGCGAGGCCCTCGACACGCTGCACGCGCGCGCCGAGGCCGGCGAGATCGTCGGCGCCGGCGTCACCGGCAAGCCGTTCATCTTCGCCGTCGGCGCCGACCTGACCGCGGTCCCGTCGATCACCACCCGGGAGCAGGCGTACGAGATCGCCCGCCTCGGGCATGCAACGTTCCAGAAGCTGTCGGACCTGCCCGTGCCGACCTTCGGCTTCATCAACGGCGCCTCGATGGGTGGCGGTGTCGAGTTGCCGCTCTACGCCGACTACCGCACGATCTCCGCGGACGTTCCGGCGTACGCCACGCCGGAGTGCTTCCTCGGGCTCGTGCCCGGTTGGGGCGGCACGTACCTGCTGCCGCGGCTCATCGGGGTCCAGGACGCGCTCACGCTGATCGTGGCCAACCCCCTGGCCAACAACAAGATGATCGGCGGCAAGCAGGCGTTCAAGCTCGGTGTGGCCGACAGGCTGCTCGAGTCGGTGACCTTCCTGGAGGACTCGCTGGCCTTCGCCGCCGGTGTCATCGCCGGCACAGAACAGGTCGATCGCCGCGAGGTCGACCTGGACGAGACCGCATGGGACGCCGCGATCGAGGCCGCCCGCGGCCAGGTCGAGGGTCGCACCGGCGGGGCCGCCCCGGCCCCGCTGCGGGCGCTGGAACTGATCAAGGCCGCGCGTACGGCGGATCGGGCCACGGCGTTCGAGGCCGAGAACGACGCCCTCGCCGACCTGATCATGAGCGACGAACTGCGCGCCGGGCTCTACGCGTTCGACCTGGTGCAGAAGCGGGCCAAGCGGCCGGCCGGCGCCCCGGACAAGTCGCTGGCCCGCAAGATCACCAAGGTCGGCGTCGTCGGCGCCGGTCTGATGGCCAGCCAGATGGCGCTGCTCTTCGCCCGTCGCCTGCAGGTGCCGGTCGTGCTGACCGACCTGGACCAGGCGCGCGTGGACAAGGGCGTCGCCTACTGCACCGATGAGATCGACAAGCTGCTCGCCAAGAGCCGGGTCTCCTCCGACAAGGCCAACCACCTGAAGTCGCTGATCTCCGGGTCGGTCACCAAGGAGGCCTTCGCCGACGCCGACTTCGTCATCGAAGCCGTCTTCGAGGAGATGTCGGTCAAGAAGCAGGTGTTCGCCGAGGTCGAGGCCGTGGTCGGCGAGGAGTGCGTGCTCGCCACGAACACCTCGTCGCTGTCGATCACCGAGATGGCCGCGGAACTGAAGCACCCCGAGCGCGTCGTGGGCTTCCACTTCTTCAACCCCGTCGCGATCATGCCGCTGCTGGAGATCATCCGCGGCGACGCGACCGACGACGCTACTCTCGCAACGGCGTTCGCCACGAGCAAGGGTCTGAAGAAGACCTCGATCCTGGTCAAGAACTCACCGTCGTTCGTGGTCAACCGGCTGCTCGGCCGCTTCATGGGCGAGTCGGGCGCGATCGTCGACGAGGGCACCCCGATCGAGGTGGTCGAGCGCGCGTTCGGCGGCCTCACGCCGATGCCGCCGTTCATGCTCATCAGCCTGGTCGGACCGGCCATCGCCCTGCACAACAGCGAGACCCTGGCCGGTGCGTTCCCCGACCGGTTCAAGGCATCGCCCAACCTGGCCAAGGTCGTCGAGGCGAAGATCGCCAGCTTCTACGGCGCGGACGGCACGATCGACCCGGCGGTGCTCGACCTGTTCGAGGCCCCCGCCGATCCGACCGTTCTGACCGAGCAGGAGGTCCGCGACCGTGCGCTGTCAGCGCTGGGCGACGAGGTGCGCCGGATGCTCGACGAGGGCGTCGTCGCAGCCGCGCAGGACATCGACCTCGCGATGATCACCGGCGCCGGCTTCCCGTTCTGGAACGGCGGGGTCACGCCCCTGCTCGACCGGACCGGGATCTCGCAGGAGGTCACCGGCGAGCGGTTCCTCGCCCCCGGCGTGGCCAGCGTCCCGGCGTAGCCCGCTGCCGTTACCGTCGGGAGTACGGGTGTGCGCTTCACGTGGCGCACCCGTACTCTCGATGAGGCACTTGCTCCACCCCCGATCTTGCCGAACGCCGCCGACCCGCGACACGCCGGTCGGCGGCGTTCGTCGTTATCTCATATATGAGATACGCTCGCCGTATGACGGATGACTATCTGGACCGCGTCGGCACCCTCATTCGCGACGCCCGCCGCCAGCGCAAGCTGACCCAGTCCGAGCTCGCCGAATCCCTGCAGACCTCCCAGAGCGCGGTCGCCCGCATCGAACAGGGCAAGCAGAACCTCAGCCTGGAGATGGTCGCCCGGATCGGCGAGGCCCTCGACACCGAGGTCGTGCAGGTCGCCACCAACACCCCCCTCAACCTGCGCATCAAGGGCGGTCACAAGCTCTCCGGTGAGATCGACGTGCGCACCAGCAAGAACGCCGCCGTCGCCTGCCTGTGCGCCTCGCTGCTGAACAAGGGCAAGACCACGCTGCGCAACCTCGCGCGCATCGAGGAGGTCAACCGGATCACCGAGGTGCTGAACTCGATCGGGGTCAAGACCCGGTGGCTGCCCGACTCCAGCGACCTGGAGATCACCCCGCCGGCCCGCCTCGACCTCGACGCGATGGACGAGGCCGCGGCGCAGCGCACCCGCACGATCCTGATGTTCCTCGGCCCGCTGCTGCACGAGTTCGACGACTTCAAGCTGCCGAACGCCGGTGGCTGCGACCTCGGCGCCCGCACCGTGGAGCCGCACATGCACGCGCTGTCGGCGTTCGGTCTGCAGGTGGAGGCCAGCCACGGCTACTACGTCGCGACCGTCAACCGCGAGGTCGCCGCCGGAGCGACGATCATCCTCACCGAGCGCGGCGACACCGTCACCGAGAACGCGCTCTTCGCCGCGGCGCGCTTCGACGGCACCACCACCATCCGCAACGCCAGCCCCAACTACATGGTGCAGGACCTGTGCTTCTTCCTGGAGAAGCTCGGGGTGCGCATCGACGGCATCGGCACCACGACGTTGATCGTGCACGGCCGCCCGCACATCGACCAGGACGTCGAATACCACCCGTCCGAGGACCCGATCGAGGCCATGTCGCTGCTCGCGGCCGCCGTCGTCACCACCTCGGAGATCACCATCAAGCGGGTGCCGATCGAGTTCATGGAGATCGAGCTGACCCTGCTGGCCAGCATGGGGATGAAGTACGACCTGTCGCCGGAGTACACCTCCGCCAACGGCCGCACCCGCCTCGCCGACCTGCGCACCATTCCCGGCCCGCTGGTCGCGCCGAAGGACAAGATCCACCCGATGCCCTTCCCAGGCCTCAACATCGACAATCTGCCGTTCTTCGCCGCGATCGCCGCGGTCGCCGAGGGGCAGACGATGATCCACGACTGGGTCTACGAGAACCGCGCCATCTACCTCACCGAGCTCACGCCGCTCGGCGCGAAGGTGCACCTGATGGACCCGCACCGGGTGCTCATCGAGGGACCGACCCGCTGGCGCGCCGCCGAGGTCATGTGCCCGCCCGCGCTGCGGCCGAGCATGGTCGTGCTGCTGGCGATGCTGGCCGCGCCGGGTGAGTCGGTGCTGCGCAACGTCTACGTCATCAACCGTGGCTACGAGGACATCTACACCCGGCTGAACGCGCTCGGCGCTGACATCCAGTCCTTCCGCGACATCTGATCCGTGCCGCGCGGTTGTCAGCGGGTTCACGGCGCCGATGCCACGAATCCGCTGACAACCGAGTGCATCACCGGGCGGATGAGACCAACGTGAGGGGACGCGCCGACGTGACGCCGCGTACGCCGTACCTGGCCTGGCCGGGCCCGATCGCCATGGCCCACCGGGGGTTCTCCCGCGACGGCTTGGAGAACTCGATGGCGGCGTTCCGCGCCGCCGTCGACCTCGGGTACGGGTATGTCGAGACCGACGTGCACGCGACCGCCGACGGGGTGCTCGTGGCCTTCCATGACAGCTCGCTCGACCGGGTCGCCGGTCGAAGCGGCGCGATCGTGGACCTGCCGTGGCGCGAGGTCGAGACGGCTCGGATCGGTGGGGTGGAGCCCATTCCCCGGTTCGACGAGCTGCTCGAGACGTGGCCGCAGTTACGTCTGAACATCGACTGCAAGTCCGACGCCGCAGTCGCACCGCTCGCGGACGCGATCGAGCGGCACCGCGCGTGGGACCGGGTAGGCGTCGCGTCGTTCTCCGACCGGCGACGGCGATCGGTCCTCGCGCGGCTGACCCGTCCGGTGGCCACCACCGCCAGCCCCGTGCTCGTCGGGGTTGCCCTGGCATTCGGACGAACACCCCTGGCGCGTATGCCGATCGGAGCCGTCGACTGCCTGCAGATCCCCGAGCACACCCGCAAGCTGCCGGTGCTGACCCGCACGCTCATCCGCCAGGCGCACAAGGCCGGCGCGCAGGTGCACGTGTGGACCGTCGACGAGCCGGCGGCGATGCACCGCCTGCTCGACCTCGGCGTCGACGGGCTGATGACCGACCGCGCCGACCTGCTGCGCGAGGTGCTCATCACACGCGGGCAGTGGCACGAGGTCTGAGCGCCGTCCCTCGAGTGTCCGCGGTGTCGTGTGGACGTATGCGCGATGGTGCGGACACTCGCCTACGCCGTTAGCGGATCTGCTGTCAGCAGCGTGACCTGACAGCGAATGCGCAACGGTGGCAGCGTCGTTCGCATGAGTGACGACGAGACACCCACGGTCAATCCTCTGGACGCCGACCTCGAGCGCCGACTGCTGCAACGGCGCACGCTGCTGCTCGGTGCAGCGCTGGAGGAGGCGAACGGCAATCGGCTCTGCAACGCGCTGCTGCTGCTGGCCGCCGAGGACGCGCACGCCGACATCCGGCTGCTCATCAACTCCCCCGGCGGGTCGGTCTCGGCCATGCTCGCGATCCGCGACTGCATGCGGGTCATCCCGAACGACGTGAGCACGGTGGCGCTCGGCGCCGCGTACAGCGCGGGACAGTTCCTGCTGAGCTCGGGCACCAAGGGCAAGCGGTACGCGCTGCCGCACGCGCAGGTGCTGCTGCACCAGGGTTCGGCCGGCTTCGGTGGCACCGCGATGGACATCGCGATCCAGGCCGGGCAGCTGCGGCACACCCGGGACACGGTGCTGTCGCTGGTCGCGCAGGACACCGGGCAGGACATCGCGACCGTCGAGCGCGACTCGCAGCGCGACCGCTTCTTCACGGCGCAGGAGGCCCTCGACTACGGATTCATCGACGCGATCGTGGATTCGATGGACCAGGTCGGACCCATCGCGTCCCGCACCGCCGGACTGGGGGCGACGCGATGAGCTCCTACACGGTGCCCTACGTCACGACCCGCAGCGAACGCGGCGGTGACCGCACGGTCGACGTGTTCAGCCGGCTGCTCGCCGACCGGGTGGTCTATCTGGGCACGGCGATCGACGACGGCGTCTCCAACGTGCTGATCGCGCAGTTGCTGCACCTGGAATCGGACAACCCGGACCAGCCGATCAACTTCTACATCAACTCCCCCGGCGGATCGATCTCGGCGATGCTCGCGATCTACGACGCCATGCAGTACGTCCGCGCGCGGGTCGAGACGACCTGCGTGGGTCAGGCCGTCTCCACGGCGGCCGTGCTGCTCGCCGGTGGCGCACCCGGATACCGGCAGATGCTGCCGCACGGCCGGGTGGTGCTGCATGCGCCGGCAGCCGAGGGACGTGGGGCGATCCCGGACCTGATCCTGGAGGCCGAGGAGGTCGACCGGGTGCGGACGCTCCTGGAGGAGTTGCTGGCGCAGCACACCGAGCACACGCCCGAGCAGGTCCGGCGCGACACCGAGCGGGATCTGGTGCTGACCGCCGACGCCGCCCGCGCGTACGGCGTGGTCGACACCGTCATCGCATCGCGGAAGGCATGAGTGCCGCAGGCGCGCTCAGGCGGCCAGGCGAAGCTCCGCCTGCTGAGACGTCGAGGTCGGTGCACCCGAGCCGGCGGCCAGCTGGTCGCGCACGCGCGAGGTCAGGTCGAGCAGCGTCAGGTCGAGTGCTCCGCCGATGGCCGCCAACATCTCCGACGACGGCTCCTTGCGACCCCGCTCGACCTCCGAGAGGTACTGCGGGGAGACCCCTGCGCGGCGGGCCACGTCCGCCAGCCGCTCGGCGCGGGCGGTCCGCTCCCGTCGCAGCTGCTCTCCCAGCAGCTGGCGCCACAGCGGCTCACCCCGGCGCGCCGCACGTCGCACGCGCGCGTCGTCGGGTGACGGGAAGGGCACCACACTTCGCATATGGCGAGACTAGGCCGCGGCGCCGGTGCGGTGGACGGATTCTGCTGCGAGCAGACAGCCCGTCTCGGTTCCAGGCCGACGTCGCAGCCTCGGTAGGCTCGCAACCATGCTGTCCGCACTGACGATTCGAGAGTCCGGTCCGAACGACTGGCGTGCGGCGGGCGAGCTGCGATGGGTGTGGGACATCGAGGACGGCGACGCCCCGGCGTACGAGCACGACGAGTTCGTCCGCACCTTCGCCGACTGGATCGGCGCGCAGCAGGGCACCCACACCTGCTGGGTGGCGCAGGAGGGTGATGACATCGTCGGCATGGCGTTCTTAGTGCGCACACCCCGGCCGCCGCGACCATCGACCGGTGACCGCTGGGTGGCCGAGATCCAGTCGGTGTACGTCCCGGCGAGCCACCGGGGGCGCGGGATCGGCTCGCAGCTGGTCGACACCCTGATCGAGCGGGCGCGCACCGCTGGCGCGGACCGGGTCATCGTGCACTCCCGGCCGAAGTCGGTGCAGGTCTACCACCGCGCCGGTTTCGCGACCACCCCGCTGCTGATGGAGCGCACGCCGTGAGGAAGCGGCCGCACCCTGACGGCGTTCGCGTTGGTTGACGGCGTTCGAACGCCGTCAACCCTGCGAAACACCGTCAGGGTGGCCGTGTGCCGGTCGGTCAGGCGACCATCCCGTGCGGGTCGATCACGTACTTCTTCGCCGCGCCCTTGTCGAAGTCGGCGTAGCCAGTCGGCGCCTCGTCCAGGCTAATCTTCGTCGCGTTGACCGCCTTCGCGATCTGCGCCTTGTCACGCAGGATCAGGTTCATCAGCTTGCGGTTGTACTGCTTCACCGGGCACTGACCGGTCATGAACGAGTGCGACTTCGCCCAGCCCAGGCCCAGCCGGACACCGAGGGTGCCTTCCTTGGCGTTGTCGTCGGCAGCACCGGGATCGCCCGTCACATAGAGCCCCGGGATGCCGATGCCGGCGCCCGCGCGGGCGATCGTCATGCAGTCGTTGAGCACAGTGGCCGGCGCCTCGTCGGCGTCCGCGCCGTGCCCGCGCGCCTCGAAGCCCACCGCGTCGACGGCGGCATCGACCTCCCGCTCGCCCACGACCTGCTCGATCAGGTCGGCCAGGTCGTCGCCACTCGACAGATCCACGCTCTCACAGCCGAAACTGCGCGCCTGCGCGAGGCGTTCGGCGTTCATGTCGCCGACGACGACCACGGCCGCACCGAGCAGCTGCGCGGCGTGTGCGGCGGCGAGCCCGACCGGACCGGCGCCCGCGACGTACACCGTCGAACCGGTGGTGACGCCCGCTGTGTACGCGCCGTGGTAACCCGTCGGGAAGATGTCGGACAGCATCGTCAGGTCCAGGATCTTCTCCATCGCCTCCTCGCGGTCCGGGAACGGCAGCAGGTTGAAGTCGGCGTACGGCACCATCACGTACTCCGCCTGCCCGCCGATCCAGCCGCCCATGTCGACATATCCGTACGCCGCGCCCGCCCGGGCCGGATTGACGTTGAGGCAGATGCCGGTCTTGCCCTCGTTGCACATCCGGCACCTGCCACAGGCGATGTTGAACGGCACCGTGCAGATGTCGCCCTTCTTGACGAAGAGCACGTCGTCTCCGAGCTCGACCACCTCACCGGTGATCTCGTGGCCGAGGGTCTGGCCCACGGGCGCCGTGGTCCGGCCGCGCACCATGTGTTGATCGCTGCCGCAGATGTTGGTCGTCACCAGCCGCAGGATGGCGGCGTGCGGCGCGTCCTTCTTCAGTTTCATCCCCGAGACCACGTCGTCCGGGAGCGTGAGCGAGGGATAGTCGATCTCCTCGACGGCGACCTCGCCCGGACCCTTGTAGACGACGACTCTGTTGCTTGCCATGACTGCGACCTTCCTGGCTCGGATGTCACGCGAGATGTGACCTAGGTCATATCAACGTAGCCACCCGGCCTGAGCGGCGCTTGTGGTTGACGTAGGTCCTCGGCGAGGGAGCACGGTCTCCCCACACCGCGCGGGACTGCGTGTGACGACCGCTTCGGACCGGGCAGGCTCAGTGCGCGATGCGCCCGATCAGGTCCGTCGCGATGACGTCGGAGGTCAGGCCGATCTGCTCCAGCACCTGTCCGCGCGAGGCATGGTCGAGGAAGCGCTTCGGGATGCCGAACGGGTGCACCGGCACCTCGCAGCCCGCCGCGCGCAGCCGCGCGGTGACCGCCATACCGACGCCGTTGGTCGCCAGGTTGTCCTCGATGACGGCCACGTGGCGGGCCGACCTCGCCAGCTCGACCAGCTCGTCGGCCACCGGAAGCACCCAGCGCGGATCGACGACCAGTGTCGAGATCCCTTGTGCCGCAAGCTTCTCGGCCACGCCCAGTGCCGTGGCACACATCGCTCCGACGCCGACGAGCAGGACATCAGGTGCCGCAGGTCCGTCGTGCAGGACGTCGAGCGACCCGACCGAGCGCACCGCCGTCAGCGGTTCTGCGACATCGCCCTTGGGGAAGCGGATGACGGTCGGCGCATCGGACACGTCGAGGGCCTCGCGCAACTGCAGCTTGACCTGCTCGCCGTCGCGCGGCGCGGCGAGCCGCAGCCCGGGCACGATCGAGGAGATCGCCATGTCCCACATGCCGTTGTGCGACGGTCCGTCCGAGCCGGTGACGCCCGCCCGGTCGAGCACGAAGGTGACGCCCTGGCGGTGCAGCGCGCAGTCCATCAGCAACTGGTCGAAGGCACGGTTGAGGAAGGTGGCGTAGACCGCGACGACCGGGTGCAGCCCGGCGTACGCGAGGCCGGAGGCCATCGTCACGGCGTGCTGCTCGGCGATGCCCACATCGAAGACCCGGTCGGGGTACGCCGCGGCGAACTTGTCCAGCCCGACGGGGATGAGCATCGCCGCGGTAATCGCGACGACGTCGGCACGCTCGGCACCGATGCGCACCATCTCGTCGCTGAACTCGTCGGTCCAGATCCGGCCGGACACCTCGAAGGGCAGCCCGGTCTCGGGGTTGAACTTGCCGATGCCGTGCCACTGGTCGGCCTCGTCGTCCATCGCCGGCTGGTAGCCGCGGCCCTTCTGGGTGATCACGTGCACGATGCACGGTCCGCCGAAGTCCTTGGCGCGGCGCAGACCCATCTCGACGGCCTGCTCGTCGTGGCCGTCGATCGGACCGACGTACTTGATGCCCAGGTCCTCGAACATGCCCTGCTGCGGGGCGACGATGTCCTTGATGCCCTTCTTGACCCCGTGCAGGGTCTCGTACATCGCATGGCCGACGACCGGGGTCTGCTGCAGCGTCGACTTGCCCCAGTCCAGGACCCGCTCGTAACCGCGCGTGGTCCGCAGGGTCGCCAGGTGCGCGGCAAGCCCGCCGATGGTCGGCGCGTACGACCGCTCGTTGTCGTT
Coding sequences within:
- a CDS encoding HRDC domain-containing protein, which encodes MTPTGDEAPVETESAAEQDAPSYPMLDSPADGVPDVIVDERTLTAAADAIAAGHGPVALDAERASGFRYGNRAYLVQLRREGAGLFLIDPIACPDLSPINDAIGDAEWVLHAATQDLACLAEVGLRPQALFDTELGGRIAGLKRVGLAAVIEHYLGVTLAKEHSAADWSTRPLPEPWLRYAALDVEVLTQVRDLMYADLEASGKLDWALQDFQALLSFTGPPVRTDPWRRTSGMHKIRERRALARVRELWQTRDALARDKDIAPGRLLPDALIVAMATTPPTSAEDLSALGAAPPAPGAPPRRSRKPHHGLLRYQREWLAALERVRVMPERALPPASVRGDGPPPVRAWADRNPVAAARLSQVRDRLGTFGEEHSVPLENLVTPESLRRLIWNAPKVWDESMIREQLASYGARPWQVDAVTPLVVQAVEDHPATDE
- a CDS encoding thiolase family protein; its protein translation is MPRTLSEVVFVDGVRTPFGKAGEKGIYAQTRADDLVIKCIRELLRRQPQLPPEKVEEVAIAATTQIGDQGLTLGRIASLLAGLPKTTPGYSVDRMCAGAMTAVTNVASSIAFGAYDIAVAGGVEHMGRHPMGEGVDPNPRIVAEKLVDPSALVMGSTAENLHDRYPEVTKERCDAFAVGSQTKLAAAYDDGKIQPDLVDVATRHAELGWGLATADEPPRPGTTLESLASLKTPFRPHGHVTAGNAAGLNDGATACLLASEQAAADLGLPAAMRMVNYSFVGVEPEVMGIGPVPATEKALKNAGLSIEDIGLFELNEAFAVQVLTFLDHFGIADDDPRVNPWGGAIAVGHPLASSGVRLMTQLARQFAEHPEVRYGLTAMCIGIGMGGAVIWENPHHADYVPSIQTTTDGAA
- a CDS encoding 3-hydroxyacyl-CoA dehydrogenase NAD-binding domain-containing protein translates to MTTTTQDQTQQQLIQPDEVVTHAHVRDLQLPGGAGTFALITLDNGFDHTKPSSFGTQGLRELSEALDTLHARAEAGEIVGAGVTGKPFIFAVGADLTAVPSITTREQAYEIARLGHATFQKLSDLPVPTFGFINGASMGGGVELPLYADYRTISADVPAYATPECFLGLVPGWGGTYLLPRLIGVQDALTLIVANPLANNKMIGGKQAFKLGVADRLLESVTFLEDSLAFAAGVIAGTEQVDRREVDLDETAWDAAIEAARGQVEGRTGGAAPAPLRALELIKAARTADRATAFEAENDALADLIMSDELRAGLYAFDLVQKRAKRPAGAPDKSLARKITKVGVVGAGLMASQMALLFARRLQVPVVLTDLDQARVDKGVAYCTDEIDKLLAKSRVSSDKANHLKSLISGSVTKEAFADADFVIEAVFEEMSVKKQVFAEVEAVVGEECVLATNTSSLSITEMAAELKHPERVVGFHFFNPVAIMPLLEIIRGDATDDATLATAFATSKGLKKTSILVKNSPSFVVNRLLGRFMGESGAIVDEGTPIEVVERAFGGLTPMPPFMLISLVGPAIALHNSETLAGAFPDRFKASPNLAKVVEAKIASFYGADGTIDPAVLDLFEAPADPTVLTEQEVRDRALSALGDEVRRMLDEGVVAAAQDIDLAMITGAGFPFWNGGVTPLLDRTGISQEVTGERFLAPGVASVPA
- a CDS encoding UDP-N-acetylglucosamine 1-carboxyvinyltransferase — translated: MTDDYLDRVGTLIRDARRQRKLTQSELAESLQTSQSAVARIEQGKQNLSLEMVARIGEALDTEVVQVATNTPLNLRIKGGHKLSGEIDVRTSKNAAVACLCASLLNKGKTTLRNLARIEEVNRITEVLNSIGVKTRWLPDSSDLEITPPARLDLDAMDEAAAQRTRTILMFLGPLLHEFDDFKLPNAGGCDLGARTVEPHMHALSAFGLQVEASHGYYVATVNREVAAGATIILTERGDTVTENALFAAARFDGTTTIRNASPNYMVQDLCFFLEKLGVRIDGIGTTTLIVHGRPHIDQDVEYHPSEDPIEAMSLLAAAVVTTSEITIKRVPIEFMEIELTLLASMGMKYDLSPEYTSANGRTRLADLRTIPGPLVAPKDKIHPMPFPGLNIDNLPFFAAIAAVAEGQTMIHDWVYENRAIYLTELTPLGAKVHLMDPHRVLIEGPTRWRAAEVMCPPALRPSMVVLLAMLAAPGESVLRNVYVINRGYEDIYTRLNALGADIQSFRDI
- a CDS encoding glycerophosphodiester phosphodiesterase; this translates as MAHRGFSRDGLENSMAAFRAAVDLGYGYVETDVHATADGVLVAFHDSSLDRVAGRSGAIVDLPWREVETARIGGVEPIPRFDELLETWPQLRLNIDCKSDAAVAPLADAIERHRAWDRVGVASFSDRRRRSVLARLTRPVATTASPVLVGVALAFGRTPLARMPIGAVDCLQIPEHTRKLPVLTRTLIRQAHKAGAQVHVWTVDEPAAMHRLLDLGVDGLMTDRADLLREVLITRGQWHEV
- a CDS encoding ClpP family protease, with product MSDDETPTVNPLDADLERRLLQRRTLLLGAALEEANGNRLCNALLLLAAEDAHADIRLLINSPGGSVSAMLAIRDCMRVIPNDVSTVALGAAYSAGQFLLSSGTKGKRYALPHAQVLLHQGSAGFGGTAMDIAIQAGQLRHTRDTVLSLVAQDTGQDIATVERDSQRDRFFTAQEALDYGFIDAIVDSMDQVGPIASRTAGLGATR
- a CDS encoding ClpP family protease, yielding MSSYTVPYVTTRSERGGDRTVDVFSRLLADRVVYLGTAIDDGVSNVLIAQLLHLESDNPDQPINFYINSPGGSISAMLAIYDAMQYVRARVETTCVGQAVSTAAVLLAGGAPGYRQMLPHGRVVLHAPAAEGRGAIPDLILEAEEVDRVRTLLEELLAQHTEHTPEQVRRDTERDLVLTADAARAYGVVDTVIASRKA
- a CDS encoding helix-turn-helix domain-containing protein, with translation MRSVVPFPSPDDARVRRAARRGEPLWRQLLGEQLRRERTARAERLADVARRAGVSPQYLSEVERGRKEPSSEMLAAIGGALDLTLLDLTSRVRDQLAAGSGAPTSTSQQAELRLAA
- a CDS encoding GNAT family N-acetyltransferase, which gives rise to MLSALTIRESGPNDWRAAGELRWVWDIEDGDAPAYEHDEFVRTFADWIGAQQGTHTCWVAQEGDDIVGMAFLVRTPRPPRPSTGDRWVAEIQSVYVPASHRGRGIGSQLVDTLIERARTAGADRVIVHSRPKSVQVYHRAGFATTPLLMERTP